The region ATAATTGGTCGCAATTACGCGTGACTAATTTCGCTATATCCAAACGCGATAATAGCTGATTAATCACCAGACAGGCCTGTTCATCTTCCAAGTTAATACCTAAAGGGTGTAAGCCTAAGGCAATGAATTGATATACTGGGATAGCAAAAGGCGGCGGCGATGCTTGTGGTAACCAGGCACGTTGCAGTGCTAGCGCTGCGATTGGATATTCAGTAACGCTACGCCCTGCCAGTAAGTAGTCGCCTTTGCACGCTTGTGCATGACCCGCAAGAATAGCTAATAAGGTACTTTTACCACTACCGTTTGGCCCCAGTAAGAACAAACAACCGGCTTGCTTAATCACGATGTTGATATCATGCAAGCGCTGCTGATAATTGACCTCCGAGAGTGTCAGTATCACAGGAGCCGCTTGCGTCTTTTTTGCCTGATACAAGGTGTCGTCTCGTTTACTCATACTAGAACCGCCCTACGCCACTTGCTTACGTAATAACAAATAGATAAAAAAGGGCGCACCGAGACTTGCAGTGATCGCGCCAACAGGTAACTCAGCAGTAACAAACGCACTGCGGGCTATCAGGTCTGCTAATAATAAAAAGCTCGCCCCAAGTAATGCCGAAGCAGGCACTAAAAAGCGTAATTGACTGGTCACTAATATGCGCAGAATATGCGGAATAACTAAACCGATGAAGCTAATCACCCCCGCCATTGATACTGATATCCCCGTAAGCACGGCGACACATAAAATAAGCTGAATACGTAATTTAGGTACATCAATGCCGGACTGAAAAGCGCCTTGCTCACCAAACTGTAAAAGATTAAGTGCATCGATTCGACGCATGATCCACAAAAAACTCAAGCTGAGCGGTATCACAGCAATGTAAATAAGGTCGGCACCATAGGCTAAATTACCCATCATCCAATACAGCATTTGACGCATACTACTGTCATCTGAAAAATATAACAGCCAAGTCATGATAGCGCCGGAGAAAATTCCAATCGCGACGCCCAATAACAATATCTTGGTCGTCGGTAAGTTATTCTTGGTCACTTGATACAACAGCCCGGTAACTAGGCTGGCACCGACAAAAGCCGACAATGGCAAGATATACTGCTGCAACCCAGCCCATTGTGGCAATAGCGAATCGAGTAACACGATTGATAATACCGCAAACAAACTGGCAAATGATGAAATGCCGATCACCCCTGGTTCAGCCAGTGAATTAGCTAACAATACCTGTAAGATACACCCAGCAACAGCTAACGCTGCGCCGACTAAAATAGCGGTAATAATGCGTGGTAAACGTAATTCAAACAGCACTTGTTGTTGTAAAGGCGATAACCCGTTAAGCATATCATTCAAGCCAATAGTAAAATTACCGGAGGCGAGTGACATAAAGCTAACCGCAACAAGGAAGATGGATAAAAAGATAAGGGTAGTGCGACTTTTTTGCATACTAGCACGCTGTAATGCAAGGAGGTCGATCATAATTGAAATCGGAATTCAGAAGGAAACAGACAAGGTACTTTAAATAATGTCAGCATAACGCTTAAGCACATTTCAAATACCTTGCCAGTAGGCTGTAATTAGATAGATTGACTTACAGCATCAATTAACGCATGGGTATAGCCCATTTCAGCCATTAGCTGCGTAATTATATTACGTTTACGCCCCGTATTGGTATTAGTAATAACCCAATATGGTGTGTTTTCGATATGACGCGGCTTAGTGGTGCTACCCGCGCTTAACAATTCACTTTCAGATTTTGCAAAGTAAATTCGTTTACGACCTTTAATATCAGTCGCACTATCAAACTCTTTCGGGTTTTCAGCATAAAGCACAGATAAGATCTGAATAAACTTAGTAACCGAAACCGTTGTTTCTTTAAATTTCTTATTTTTAATAAGCTTAGCGATACTGGCTGGCAATGTAGAATGGCTAACAACCTCTACTTCTGTATCTACCACAATAGGTGCAGATACAGGTGTAGGTTCTACTACTACCGGTGTTTTAGTTACCGTTTGCTTAGTCTCACTGTTGATGTCCACTACATGCTGCTGCGATTCTTCAACATTCGTTAAATCTGCAGGTACATCTGTTGATACATCAAGTAAGCGACGTAAAATATCTGATGCACTTTCGCCAATATCTTTCGTTTGACTAGCAATATAACGATATAGGTCGTCTTCAAGCTCAATCGTTTTCATATTTAACTAGTGAATCCTTGCTTATAAATTTGGTTTAATTATACCTTGTGAATAGATTTCTCTCTATGCTTATAAGTAAAATATTACCTCTGTGATGCATTTGTCGACAATTCATACACGACATTGACCTAATTATTGCGGTAGAATCAGCCACAATAACGGAGAGATATATGTTACTTAATCACAAAATATACGGTCAGGGTGTTCCTGTTATCGTTATCCATGGTTTATTTGGTAGTGCCACTAACTTAGGCATGCTCATTAAACAACTAAAAACGGACTATCAAGTCATCGCGGTTGATGTCAGAAACCATGGTTTATCTATGCGCCATGATAGTATGCATTATGATGATATGGCAAATGATATTATTCAGTTACTGGATCATTTAGCAATTGAACAAGCGCACATCGTCGGTCATTCGATGGGCGGTAAAATTGCGATGCGCACCGCACTAAACTTCCCAACCCGAGTAACTAGTTTAGCGGTAGCCGATATTGCCCCGGTTAATTACCCTCCTCGACATGATAATGTCTTTGCCGGCCTAAAAAATATACCGCTAGCAGCCATTAATAGCCGCAGTGAAGCACAAGCAAAACTAGCAGAGCACGTTGAAGAAGCGGGTGTGCAGCAATTTTTACTCAAAGGGTTATATAAAAATGACCAAGGTAACTTTGATTTCTACTATGCTTTAGACACCATAATTTCACAATACGATGTGATCTCTGACTGGCCAGAAGTAAATAAACAGTATGATAAACCAGTGTTATTTATTAAAGGTATGAACTCTGACTATATAACCAACGCGCATAAATCAGCGATTGCGAAATATTTCCCCCATGCAAAAGCAAAATTAGTTCAAGGTACAGGGCACTGGCTACATGCCGAAAAACCGATGATATTTAATAAAATAATAGTCGACTTTTTATTTAGTCATTAGCCACATTGTGATATATTTGCCCATTCGTACTTTAGGTGAAAATTGATATGTTGTATGAATACATCGACTTAATTGAAGCGGTTGGCATTAAGCTATTCTTTGTCGCATTGTTTTTCTTAATCGGCATGGCAATTCAAGACGTACTTAAAAAAGGTAATGTGCCTAAATTTGGGCGTATAGCCGTTTGGTTTGTACTCTGCTTTGGTATGGCTGGTTTTGTGTTTAAAGAAATATTGATCACTGTCTGGGAAACCCAGATTTAATTACTAATATTATTAACTGCAATAAAGTGCAATTAACTGCAATGGCGAAAATAACGTGGCAAAGGAAAATTTCGATAGAACCACGATTGACCTTTTTGCTGAAGAGAAGCGTGCTGGTAGACCCAAAACTAACCCACTCTCACGCAAAGAGCAGTTGAAACACAATAAACGTAATCAATTGAGCCGCGATAAGGCTAATGGATTAAAACGTATTGAATTAAAAGTCGAACAAGACTTATTTGATATGTTAAATATCAAAGCAAAAAGTGCTAAGATGACACGCAGTGAATATATACAACATTTATTGCACACTCATGTAGCAAGATAAGTTTAAATTAAAACTATTAGGATAATTTAAGAATGGCTAGCGTAGGCTTATTTTTTGGTAGTGACACTGGTAACACTGAAGTAGTTGCTAAAATGATCCAGAAACAACTGGGTAAACAGCTTGTTGATGTTAAAGACATTGCAAAATCAACAACTGCAGATATTAACGAATTCAGCCTATTAATTTTAGGTATTCCAACTTGGTATTATGGCGAATCTCAATGTGATTGGGATGATTTCATGCCATCACTAGAAGAAATTGATTTTTCTGACAAGCTTGTTGCAATCTTTGGTTGCGGTGACCAAGAAGATTACGCTGAGTACTTCCTTGATGCAATGGGCACACTACGTGACGTTGTTGAAGCAAAAGGTGGTACATTAATCGGTGAATGGCCAACTGAAAGTTATGATTTCGAAGCATCGAAAGCACTAACTGATGACAGCCACTTTGTTGGTCTAGGTATCGACGAAGACCGTCAACCAGAATTAACTGCAGAGCGTGTGGAAGCTTGGGTAAAACAGATCCATAGCGAAATGTGCCTAGCTGAACTAGAAGACTAATCTTGTAGTTTACAAAGTAAGAGATAAAACGACGTTTCATAACTGGTTTTATCTTTTACTTTATTTTCCGCTAACAGCTTATCAACTTGTCCCCAATTAACACCCTCTCCCTTTTTTAGTAAAAAATAGCTTAACCCTACTTCAATATCAATAACTGCCCAGCACTGCCGAATTAAACGCTCAAATTTATGCATTTAAATCCCGCTTTAACAAATATGAGGTTTATTGTTTTTGCGTCTCGTCATATAATGGTTAAGAATATAAAGAAAAAATAATTTTCTCTATTTTAAAATGAGTACGTTATGACTGATAGAAAAAGCGCATTAAAAAAAGCAGGGTTGAAAATAACGCTGCCAAGAATTAAAATTTTAGAATTATTACAACTCCCTAGCAGTCAGCATACTAGTGCCGAAGATCTATACAAACAATTACTTAGCAAAGGCGAAGAAATTGGTCTAGCGACAGTATATCGAGTACTTAACCAATTTGATGATGCTGGTATTGTAACTCGTCACTACTTTGAAGGCGGTAAATCTGTTTTTGAATTGGCTACACAAGACCATCATGATCACCTTGTATGTCTGGATTGTGGCCACGTGATTGAATTTCATGATGATTTAATCGAAGAACGTCAACGTATAATGGCAGCTGACAACAATATGTCATTACAAGCCCACAGTTTATACCTGTATGGCCGTTCACTTAGTGGCAAGTGTGAACATAAATAATCACACTAACTTAATAACAGATAAATAAAAAGGAGCCTATTGGCTCCTTTTTTTATACGTCATTTTTGGCTCAAGATAACATCAAGTGACGTAATGTCGCCACATGATGAAAGCAGACTTAACCGCGTAAAGAGACAGTACGGTTAAACACAAGTTTATCCGCTGTTGAATCTTTATCTGCACAGAAGTAACCTTCACGTTCAAACTGATATGCGCTTTCAGCTTGCGCTGTAACTAGACCAGGTTCAACTTTAGCTGCTTTAATCACAACTAATGATTCTTCATTCAGTGCTTCTTCTAATGTTTCCACACTTGCCGGATCTTCTATTTTAAATAGACGGTCATAAACACGTACTTCCGCATCAACAGAACCAGTAGCAGATACCCAATGAATCACACCTTTCGCTTTACGGCCATCACTTGGGTTTTTACCCAATGTTTCATCGTCGTAAGTACAGTGAATTTCAGTGATATTACCTTCGTCATCTTTTACAACGTCGTCGGCTCTAACAATATAGGCATTACGTAAACGCACTTCTTTACCTAATACTAAACGTTTGTATTTCTTGTTCGCTTCTTCACGGAAATCCGCACGATCAATAAATAACTCTCGACCAAATGGCAGAGTACGGTTGCCCATCTCTAATTTAGGGTGAGCAGGTGCAATTAGTTGTTCTGTTTGATCTTCAGGGTAATTAGTGATTACTAATTTAACCGGATCAAGAACCGCCATTGCACGTGGTGCTGAATTTTCTAAATCTTCACGGATACATGCTTCTAGCATACCCATTTCGATTGTATTGATCTGTTTTGTTACACCGATACGCTTACAAAATTCACGGATTGACGCAGCTGTATAACCACGACGACGTAAACCAGCAATCGTTGGCATACGCGGATCATCCCAACCACTTACATGGTTTTCTGTCACTAATGCATTCAGCTTACGCTTAGACATCATGGTATATTCAATGTTCAAACGTGAGAATTCATATTGACGCGGACGGCAATCAATTGAGATATTATCTAATACCCAATCGTAAACACGACGGTTGTCTTGGAATTCTAATGTACAGATAGAGTGTGAAATACCTTCTATCGCATCAGAAATACAATGGGTAAAATCGTACATTGGGTAAATGCACCATTTGTCGCCAGTTTGGTGGTGATGAGCACGCTTAATACGGTAAATAACTGGATCGCGCATACACATGAACGATGACGTCATGTCGATTTTAGCACGTAAGCTACATTCGCCATCAGCAAAACCACCATCACGCATTTTATTAAATAGCGCGAGGTTTTCTTCGATGCTTGTTTCACGGTATGGGCTATTTTTACCCGGCTTATTCAGCGTTCCGCGATATTCACGTGTTTCTTCTGCATTTAAGAAACAAACATAGGCTTTGCCCGCTTGAATCAATTCAACTGCGTACTCGAATAACTTGTCAAAATAGTTTGATGAATAACGAACTTCACCATCCCAATTAAAACCTAACCACTTCACGTCTTCTTGGATCGCATGAACGTAGTCAATGTCTTCTTTTTCTGGATTAGTATCATCAAAACGTAGATTACACTGTCCCTGGTAATCGTCAGCAATACCAAAATTCAAACAAATAGATTTGGCATGACCAATGTGCAAAAAGCCGTTCGGCTCTGGCGGAAAACGCGTATGCACATTAGTGTGTTTGCCGGAATTTAAATCTTCATCAATAATCTGACGAA is a window of Moritella sp. Urea-trap-13 DNA encoding:
- a CDS encoding ABC transporter ATP-binding protein, producing MSKRDDTLYQAKKTQAAPVILTLSEVNYQQRLHDINIVIKQAGCLFLLGPNGSGKSTLLAILAGHAQACKGDYLLAGRSVTEYPIAALALQRAWLPQASPPPFAIPVYQFIALGLHPLGINLEDEQACLVINQLLSRLDIAKLVTRNCDQLSGGEWQRVLIARTLVQVSPMLNKQSVLCLLDEPLTGLDLKHQIEVLQILKEFSQQGITIIASIHDLNLALNHASEVLLLKGGRVVGQGDANQVLTVDTIKQVYDVDTELLTVNGRQFIVSAALPTSV
- the btuC gene encoding vitamin B12 ABC transporter permease BtuC; the protein is MIDLLALQRASMQKSRTTLIFLSIFLVAVSFMSLASGNFTIGLNDMLNGLSPLQQQVLFELRLPRIITAILVGAALAVAGCILQVLLANSLAEPGVIGISSFASLFAVLSIVLLDSLLPQWAGLQQYILPLSAFVGASLVTGLLYQVTKNNLPTTKILLLGVAIGIFSGAIMTWLLYFSDDSSMRQMLYWMMGNLAYGADLIYIAVIPLSLSFLWIMRRIDALNLLQFGEQGAFQSGIDVPKLRIQLILCVAVLTGISVSMAGVISFIGLVIPHILRILVTSQLRFLVPASALLGASFLLLADLIARSAFVTAELPVGAITASLGAPFFIYLLLRKQVA
- the seqA gene encoding replication initiation negative regulator SeqA, with protein sequence MKTIELEDDLYRYIASQTKDIGESASDILRRLLDVSTDVPADLTNVEESQQHVVDINSETKQTVTKTPVVVEPTPVSAPIVVDTEVEVVSHSTLPASIAKLIKNKKFKETTVSVTKFIQILSVLYAENPKEFDSATDIKGRKRIYFAKSESELLSAGSTTKPRHIENTPYWVITNTNTGRKRNIITQLMAEMGYTHALIDAVSQSI
- a CDS encoding alpha/beta fold hydrolase — its product is MLLNHKIYGQGVPVIVIHGLFGSATNLGMLIKQLKTDYQVIAVDVRNHGLSMRHDSMHYDDMANDIIQLLDHLAIEQAHIVGHSMGGKIAMRTALNFPTRVTSLAVADIAPVNYPPRHDNVFAGLKNIPLAAINSRSEAQAKLAEHVEEAGVQQFLLKGLYKNDQGNFDFYYALDTIISQYDVISDWPEVNKQYDKPVLFIKGMNSDYITNAHKSAIAKYFPHAKAKLVQGTGHWLHAEKPMIFNKIIVDFLFSH
- a CDS encoding DUF2788 domain-containing protein translates to MLYEYIDLIEAVGIKLFFVALFFLIGMAIQDVLKKGNVPKFGRIAVWFVLCFGMAGFVFKEILITVWETQI
- the ybfE gene encoding LexA regulated protein, which codes for MAKENFDRTTIDLFAEEKRAGRPKTNPLSRKEQLKHNKRNQLSRDKANGLKRIELKVEQDLFDMLNIKAKSAKMTRSEYIQHLLHTHVAR
- the fldA gene encoding flavodoxin FldA — encoded protein: MASVGLFFGSDTGNTEVVAKMIQKQLGKQLVDVKDIAKSTTADINEFSLLILGIPTWYYGESQCDWDDFMPSLEEIDFSDKLVAIFGCGDQEDYAEYFLDAMGTLRDVVEAKGGTLIGEWPTESYDFEASKALTDDSHFVGLGIDEDRQPELTAERVEAWVKQIHSEMCLAELED
- the fur gene encoding ferric iron uptake transcriptional regulator, which encodes MTDRKSALKKAGLKITLPRIKILELLQLPSSQHTSAEDLYKQLLSKGEEIGLATVYRVLNQFDDAGIVTRHYFEGGKSVFELATQDHHDHLVCLDCGHVIEFHDDLIEERQRIMAADNNMSLQAHSLYLYGRSLSGKCEHK
- the glnS gene encoding glutamine--tRNA ligase gives rise to the protein MSQAEVRPTNFIRQIIDEDLNSGKHTNVHTRFPPEPNGFLHIGHAKSICLNFGIADDYQGQCNLRFDDTNPEKEDIDYVHAIQEDVKWLGFNWDGEVRYSSNYFDKLFEYAVELIQAGKAYVCFLNAEETREYRGTLNKPGKNSPYRETSIEENLALFNKMRDGGFADGECSLRAKIDMTSSFMCMRDPVIYRIKRAHHHQTGDKWCIYPMYDFTHCISDAIEGISHSICTLEFQDNRRVYDWVLDNISIDCRPRQYEFSRLNIEYTMMSKRKLNALVTENHVSGWDDPRMPTIAGLRRRGYTAASIREFCKRIGVTKQINTIEMGMLEACIREDLENSAPRAMAVLDPVKLVITNYPEDQTEQLIAPAHPKLEMGNRTLPFGRELFIDRADFREEANKKYKRLVLGKEVRLRNAYIVRADDVVKDDEGNITEIHCTYDDETLGKNPSDGRKAKGVIHWVSATGSVDAEVRVYDRLFKIEDPASVETLEEALNEESLVVIKAAKVEPGLVTAQAESAYQFEREGYFCADKDSTADKLVFNRTVSLRG